A DNA window from Helianthus annuus cultivar XRQ/B chromosome 15, HanXRQr2.0-SUNRISE, whole genome shotgun sequence contains the following coding sequences:
- the LOC110913721 gene encoding uncharacterized protein LOC110913721: MTSIFHTTKSLPLSQPTTIRHRISAIQPPTISSTTAWAVRSSKSVSSIGESASNSVRSWWNLGWEWILSRKPGFALDLEMNQEEITVLGSHNKGSWRHVIYKFRSEIRKLVGSDQPGLPQTVRYKSSAI, from the coding sequence ATGACCTCCATCTTCCACACCACCAAATCTCTCCCACTCTCCCAACCCACTACAATCCGCCACCGCATCTCCGCCATCCAACCACCGACAATCTCCTCCACCACCGCGTGGGCGGTACGCAGCTCCAAATCAGTCTCTTCTATCGGCGAATCAGCTTCTAATTCCGTCAGAAGCTGGTGGAATCTCGGCTGGGAATGGATCCTCTCCAGAAAACCCGGTTTCGCATTAGATCTGGAGATGAATCAGGAAGAAATAACCGTTCTCGGTTCCCATAATAAAGGTAGTTGGAGACATGTTATCTATAAGTTTAGATCTGAGATCCGGAAGCTTGTCGGGTCGGATCAACCCGGACTTCCTCAGACGGTCCGTTACAAGTCGTCTGCCATTTAG
- the LOC110913722 gene encoding uncharacterized protein LOC110913722 has protein sequence MADELPLWFPPMSSDDSSDSSILFFQNLIEEAELQDTGTSNRRRYIERQREEGHETLMADYFVEDPKYNEDIFRHRFRMSKRLFLKIVSDVEENDPWFVEAPDARGRKGFTPLQKVTSAIKQLATGNTPDENDEYLHMAERTSRECLEYFCDTVCKIYGPEFLRRPTSHDMALLYQAHEEKHHLPEYRGQYMRGDHRYPTIMLEAVASQDLWFWHAFAGPPGSQNDINSIPYPHEVNEKKFKRQHEATRKDVERAFGVLKGKWGVLSRPMRARSVKKIRNVVYTCIILHNMILKDDGKAIAPVHIRDPPVEPALDDTVLGELLNEDTHWRLKHDLIDHLASQDLPHLLADSDED, from the exons ATGGCGGATGAACTCCCGTTATGGTTCCCACCCATGAGTAGCGACGATTCATCCGATAGTAGCattcttttttttcaaaatctcatcgaaGAAGCCGAACTTCAAGATACCGGCACATCTAACCGAAGGAGATATATTGAACGTCAACGTGAGGAGGggcatgagacactcatggcgGATTATTTTGTCGAAGACCCGAAGTACAACGAAGATATCTTTCGGCATAGGTTCCGTATGTCGAAacgtttgtttctaaaaattgtGTCCGATGTGGAAGAGAACGACCCGTGGTTTGTAGAGGCCCCCGATGCGCGAGGTAGGAAGGGCTTTACGCCCTTGCAAAAGGTGACATCGGCTATTAAACAGCTCGCAACTGGAAACACTCCAGACGAGAACGACGAGTACTTGCATATGGCCGAAAGAACTTCCCGCGAGTGCCTAGAATATTTTTGTGACACGGTTTGCAAAATATATGGTCCAGAGTTCTTACGTAGACCGACAAGCCACGACATGGCACTTTTATACCAAGCTCATGAGGAAAAACATCACCTTCCAG AGTATCGAGGCCAATATATGCGAGGAGATCATAGATACCCGACTATTATGCTCGAAGCGGTTGCTTCTCAAGACTTATGGTTTTGGCATGCTTTTGCCGGTCCACCGGGTTCTCAAAACGATATCAAT tcgatCCCTTACCCTCACGAAGTAAACGAAAAGAAATTCAAGAGGCAACATGAGGCGACAAGAAAAGACGtcgaacgggcttttggtgttttgaagGGGAAATGGGGTGTATTGAGTCGACCGATGCGAGCAAGATCGGTTAAAAAAATTAGGAATGTCGTGTACACGTgtattattttacacaacatgattttgaaagacgATGGAAAGGCGATAGCACCGGTGCACATTCGGGATCCTCCGGTCGAGCCGGCTCTAGACGATACGGTGTTGGGCGAGTTGTTGAATGAAGACACCCATTGGAGACTCAAACACGATCTCATAGATCATCTCGCAAGTCAAGATTTACCCCATCTTTTGGCCGATTCCGACGAAGACTAG